From a single Brassica napus cultivar Da-Ae chromosome C9, Da-Ae, whole genome shotgun sequence genomic region:
- the LOC106375655 gene encoding chaperone protein ClpD, chloroplastic gives MEVLSTSSLLTLHSRRLASSSSNRIDSSSSSHVASFAASSLSSFASSYLGVSLSNCKIQRFSTTATNFHRFPPKKRKKFTPISAVFERFTERAIRAIIFSQKEAKSLGKDMVYPQHLLLGLIAEDRDPQGFLGSGVTVDKAREVVWSIWDEANSDSNLSKQQEESSTSSYSKSTDMPFSISTKRVFEAAVEYSRTLDCQYIAPEHIAVGLFTVDDGSAGRVLKRLGANMNLLTAAALTRLKGEIAKDGREPPSSPNARIVGPGRTKTKSVLEQFCVDLTARAVEGLIDPVIGREKEVERVIQILCRRTKNNPILLGEAGVGKTAIAEGLAISIAEANAPGFLLGKRIMSLDIGLLMAGAKERGELESRVTALISEVKKSGKVILFIDEVHTLIGSGTVGKGNKGSGLDIANLLKPSLGRGELQCIASTTLDEFRSQFEKDKALARRFQPVLIDEPSEEDAVKILLGLREKYEAHHNCKYTMEAIDAAVYLSSRYIADRFLPDKAIDLIDEAGSRARIEAFRKKKDDATCILSKPPDDYWQEIRIVQAMHEVVLSSRQNQDDGSDESGELVEESSLPPAAGNDEPIQVGPDDIAAVASAWSGIPVQQITADERMLLMGLEEKLRSRVVGQDEAVAAISRAVKRSRVGLKDPDRPIAAMLFCGPTGVGKTELTKALSANYFGSEESMLRLDMSEYMERHTVSKLIGSPPGYVGFEEGGMLTEAIRRRPFTVVLFDEIEKAHPDIFNILLQLFEDGHLTDSQGRRVSFKNALIIMTSNVGSSAIAKGRHGSIGFILDDDEEEASYAGMKAMVVEELKNYFRPELLNRIDEIVIFRQLEKAQMMEILNLMLQDLKSRLVALGVGLEVSEPVKELICRQGYDPSYGARPLRRTVTEIVEDPLSEAFLAGSFKPGDTAFVVLDDTGNPSVRTKPDSSTVRVTDKKSIA, from the exons ATGGAGGTCTTATCTACTTCCTCGCTTCTAACGCTTCACTCTCGCCGCCTGGCTTCTTCCTCCTCGAACCGTAttgactcttcttcttcttcacatgtTGCTTCCTTCGCCGCTTCTTCGCTTTCCTCTTTCGCTTCATCGTACCTCGGAGTCTCCCTCTCCAATTGTAAGATCCAACGCTTCTCCACCACTGCAACAAACTTCCACCGATTCCCGCCGAAGAAACGAAAGAAATTCACCCCGATTTCAGCTGTATTCGAGCGGTTCACGGAACGAGCGATCAGAGCTATAATCTTCTCTCAAAAGGAAGCTAAATCGCTGGGTAAAGACATGGTCTACCCTCAGCACCTTCTCCTCGGCCTTATCGCTGAGGATCGCGACCCTCAAGGGTTTCTCGGATCCGGAGTCACCGTAGACAAGGCCCGTGAAGTTGTCTGGAGTATCTGGGACGAAGCTAATTCTGATTCCAATTTGTCCAAACAGCAAGAAGAATCCTCGACTTCCTCCTACTCCAAGTCCACAGACATGCCTTTCTCCATCAGTACGAAACGGGTCTTCGAAGCTGCGGTGGAGTACTCCAGGACTTTGGATTGTCAGTATATTGCTCCCGAGCATATCGCCGTCGGGCTCTTCACCGTTGATGACGGTAGCGCCGGCAGAGTTCTCAAGAG ATTGGGAGCAAATATGAATCTGCTCACAGCAGCCGCACTCACCAGACTTAAAGGAGAGATTGCCAAAGATGGAAGAGAACCACCTTCTTCCCCTAATGCTCGAATTGTTGGTCCTGGAAGAACGAaaa CGAAAAGTGTTCTGGAGCAGTTTTGTGTGGATCTTACAGCACGTGCTGTTGAGGGACTTATTGATCCTGttattggccgggaaaaggaagTTGAAAGAGTCATCCAGATACTTTGCCGCAGAACCAAAAACAACCCGATTCTTCTCGGTGAAGCTGGTGTTGGGAAGACCGCCATTGCTGAAGGACTAGCAATTAGTATTGCAGAAGCTAATGCTCCTGGGTTTCTCTTG GGCAAACGCATCATGTCCCTGGATATAGGACTGCTAATGGCCGGTGCAAAAGAAAGGGGAGAACTGGAGTCACGTGTCACTGCTTTGATAAGCGAAGTTAAAAAATCAG GCAAGGTCATTCTATTCATAGATGAAGTGCACACTCTTATTGGGTCTGGCACGGTCGGAAAAGGAAACAAGGGGTCTGGGCTTGACATTGCTAACCTCTTGAAACCATCACTTGGAAGGGGTGAACTTCAG TGCATTGCATCCACAACCCTTGATGAATTCAGGAGTCAGTTTGAGAAGGACAAAGCACTAGCAAGGAGATTCCAGCCAGTGTTGATTGACGAGCCAAGCGAG GAAGATGCGGTGAAGATTTTGCTAGGCCTTCGTGAAAAATACGAAGCACATCACAATTGCAAATATACTATGGAAGCCATAGATGCTGCAGTGTACCTTTCATCACGATATATCGCTGATAGATTTCTTCCAGATAAAGCTATCGATCTCATTGACGAGGCAGGAAGCAGGGCTCGTATTGAAgcttttagaaagaaaaaggaCGATGCAACCTGTATCCTTTCGAAGCCACCGGATGATTACTGGCAAGAGATCAGAATTGTTCAGGCCATGCACGAAGTG GTTCTATCAAGCAGGCAGAACCAGGATGATGGTTCAGATGAGTCTGGTGAACTAGTTGAGGAGTCTTCTCTGCCGCCTGCAGCAGGCAATGATGA GCCTATACAGGTGGGACCTGATGATATCGCAGCTGTTGCATCGGCTTGGTCTGGAATTCCAGTTCAGCAGATCACAGCAGATGAGAGAATGCTTCTTATGGGTCTAGAAGAGAAGCTTAGAAGCAGAGTTGTTGGTCAGGATGAGGCTGTAGCTGCCATATCTAGAGCTGTGAAGAGGTCAAGGGTCGGCTTAAAAGATCCTGATCGCCCCATTGCCGCTATGCTGTTTTGTGGACCTACTGGAGTTGGGAAAACAGAACTCACAAAAGCTCTATCAGCAAATTATTTTGGATCG GAGGAATCCATGCTGAGATTGGACATGAGTGAATACATGGAGCGTCATACTGTGAGCAAGTTGATAGGCTCACCTCCCGGATATGTTGGTTTTGAAGAAGGTGGAATGCTTACTGAAGCAATCAGGAGACGTCCTTTTACAGTGGTTTTGTTCGATGAGATAGAGAAAGCCCATCCGGATATCTTCAACATTCTTCTCCAGCTGTTCGAAGATGGACACCTAACCGATTCACAG GGAAGGAGAGTATCTTTCAAGAACGCACTGATCATAATGACCTCTAATGTCGGGTCATCAGCCATTGCCAAAGGAAGACACGGGTCTATAGGTTTTATCCTCGATGATGACGAAGAGGAAGCATCTTACGCTGGAATGAAAGCTATGGTTGTTGAAGAACTCAAGAACTATTTCCGACCTGAGTTGTTGAACCGGATAGACGAAATCGTCATTTTCCGACAGCTTGAGAAGGCTCAG ATGATGGAGATCCTGAACCTGATGCTACAAGACTTGAAGTCGAGGCTTGTGGCACTTGGAGTCGGTTTAGAGGTTTCTGAACCTGTCAAGGAGCTTATATGCAGACAAGGCTATGATCCATCTTACGGTGCACGGCCACTCCGTAGAACAGTCACAGAGATTGTGGAAGATCCACTCAGCGAAGCCTTTCTTGCTGGGAGCTTCAAGCCCGGTGACACGGCTTTTGTGGTTCTCGATGATACTGGAAACCCTTCGGTTCGGACCAAACCAGATTCTTCCACCGTACGAGTTACGGACAAGAAATCAATCGCATAG